Proteins encoded by one window of Cyanobium sp. NS01:
- a CDS encoding MEKHLA domain-containing protein has protein sequence MISSQAKQNVLAGWLQPDALQTVCSILQSHQQAFGRPLLAGLAADASDLQRAQALFASPAAVLAHDGADPDTDPGPRLIYANRSALVLWRRRWGEMVGLPSKFTAAAQERSGRQQALRQARAAEALSGYGGVRIDSRGRRFRIEGARLWTLRDARGCPRGQAARFSAWYWL, from the coding sequence ATGATCTCCTCCCAGGCAAAGCAGAACGTCCTGGCCGGCTGGCTGCAGCCGGACGCGCTGCAGACGGTCTGCTCGATCCTGCAGTCCCACCAGCAGGCCTTCGGCAGGCCCCTGCTGGCGGGCCTGGCCGCGGACGCCTCCGACCTGCAGCGGGCCCAGGCCCTGTTCGCCTCTCCGGCTGCGGTGCTCGCCCATGACGGCGCCGATCCAGACACCGACCCCGGCCCCCGGTTGATCTACGCCAACCGCAGCGCCCTCGTGCTGTGGCGCCGGCGCTGGGGGGAGATGGTGGGCCTGCCCTCGAAATTCACCGCCGCAGCCCAGGAGCGCAGCGGCCGGCAGCAGGCTCTGCGCCAGGCCAGGGCGGCTGAGGCCCTCAGCGGCTATGGCGGGGTACGGATCGACAGCCGGGGGCGCCGCTTCCGGATTGAGGGGGCCCGGCTGTGGACCCTGCGGGATGCCAGGGGCTGCCCCAGGGGCCAGGCCGCCCGCTTCAGCGCCTGGTACTGGCTCTGA
- a CDS encoding diflavin flavoprotein — MAAVTSPFAAAQPAAAPAQPAGSPRLSLQCEAIAADTTAIRSLDWDRSRFDIEFGLRNGTTYNAFLVRGAQTALVDTSHLKFADTWLPLLEEQIDPAAIDYLIVSHTEPDHSGLIGHLIDRNPDILIVGSKVAIQFLQDQVHRPFKSRAVKSGDELDLGTNPESGCAHRFSFLSAPNLHWPDTIFSFDHGTGTLYTCDAFGLHYCSDELFDSDPGAIAPDFRFYYDCLMGPNARSVLQALKRMDALPQIHTVAVGHGPLLRHHLSLWLNDYRDWSSDRSAGETYAAVCYVSQYGFCDRLSQAIARGIGKAGAQVQLVDLRATDAQELSALVGEASAVVVPTWPASPDAELQASIGTLLAAIKPKQWVACYDAFGGNDEPIDTVASKLRSLGQKAAFEPLRIRQVPHADDYQRCEEAGTDLGQLLTKARTIAAMKALDGDLDKALGRLSGGLYVVTAQQTTEDGGSLSSAMVASWVSQASFEPPGLTVAVAKDRAIESLLQVGDRFVLNILREDNHQLLLRHFLKRFPPGADRFAGVATVEGAAAGGPVLGDALAFLGCRVAQRMEGPDHWIIYAEVEVGNVADTEAATAVHHRKVGNHY, encoded by the coding sequence ATGGCAGCTGTCACCTCCCCGTTCGCCGCGGCCCAGCCTGCCGCTGCTCCTGCCCAGCCCGCCGGGTCGCCGCGCCTCAGCCTGCAGTGCGAGGCCATCGCCGCCGACACCACCGCGATCCGCTCCCTGGACTGGGACCGCAGCCGTTTCGACATCGAATTCGGGCTGCGCAACGGCACCACCTACAACGCCTTTCTGGTGCGCGGCGCCCAGACGGCCCTGGTGGACACCAGCCACCTCAAGTTCGCCGATACCTGGCTGCCCCTGCTGGAGGAGCAGATCGATCCGGCCGCGATCGACTACCTGATCGTGTCCCACACCGAGCCCGACCATTCCGGCCTGATCGGCCACCTGATCGATCGCAACCCCGACATCCTGATCGTGGGTTCCAAGGTGGCGATCCAGTTCCTCCAGGATCAGGTGCACCGGCCCTTCAAGAGCCGCGCCGTCAAGAGTGGCGACGAGCTCGATCTGGGCACCAACCCCGAGAGCGGCTGCGCGCATCGCTTCTCCTTCCTGAGTGCGCCGAATCTGCACTGGCCCGACACGATCTTCTCCTTCGATCACGGCACCGGCACCCTCTACACCTGCGATGCCTTCGGGCTGCACTACTGCTCCGATGAGCTGTTTGACAGCGACCCCGGCGCCATCGCCCCGGACTTCCGCTTCTACTACGACTGCCTGATGGGGCCCAATGCCCGCAGCGTGCTGCAGGCCCTCAAGCGCATGGACGCTCTGCCGCAGATCCACACGGTCGCCGTGGGCCATGGGCCCCTGCTGCGTCACCACCTCAGCCTGTGGCTGAACGACTACCGCGACTGGAGCAGCGACCGCAGCGCCGGTGAGACCTATGCCGCCGTCTGCTACGTGAGCCAGTACGGCTTCTGTGACCGGCTCAGCCAGGCGATCGCCCGCGGCATCGGCAAGGCCGGTGCCCAGGTGCAGCTGGTGGATCTGCGCGCCACCGATGCCCAGGAGCTGAGCGCCCTGGTGGGGGAGGCCAGCGCCGTGGTGGTGCCCACCTGGCCCGCCAGCCCCGACGCCGAGCTGCAGGCCTCGATCGGCACCCTGCTGGCCGCGATCAAACCGAAGCAATGGGTGGCCTGCTACGACGCCTTCGGCGGCAACGACGAGCCGATCGACACCGTGGCCTCCAAGCTGCGCAGCCTCGGCCAGAAGGCCGCCTTCGAGCCTCTGCGCATCCGCCAGGTGCCCCATGCGGACGACTACCAGCGCTGTGAGGAGGCCGGCACCGATCTGGGCCAGCTGCTCACCAAGGCGCGCACGATCGCGGCCATGAAGGCGCTCGACGGCGACCTGGACAAGGCCCTGGGCCGCCTGAGCGGCGGGCTTTACGTGGTGACGGCCCAGCAGACCACCGAGGATGGCGGCAGCCTCAGCAGCGCCATGGTGGCCAGCTGGGTGAGTCAGGCCAGCTTTGAGCCACCCGGCCTCACCGTGGCCGTGGCCAAGGACCGGGCGATCGAATCCCTGCTCCAGGTGGGCGATCGCTTCGTGCTCAACATCCTGCGGGAGGACAACCACCAGCTGCTGCTACGCCACTTCCTCAAGCGCTTCCCGCCCGGGGCCGACCGCTTCGCCGGTGTGGCCACCGTGGAGGGCGCCGCCGCGGGCGGGCCCGTGCTCGGGGATGCCCTGGCCTTCCTGGGATGCCGCGTGGCCCAGCGGATGGAGGGGCCTGACCACTGGATCATCTACGCCGAGGTGGAAGTGGGGAACGTGGCCGACACTGAGGCCGCCACCGCCGTGCACCACCGCAAGGTGGGCAACCACTACTGA
- a CDS encoding SWIM zinc finger family protein yields the protein MTSTPITTQLGNEGLGQQAWWVAQWMELINSYRFKKRLERAWEYARSGNVTSIRFEGRRVHARVQGSGDDPYKVKLWLDVLNDDDWGYVLEALSQNARWSAQLLAGVMPEDIERAFAASGKRLFPFKLQEVRSECTCPDKTNPCKHVSAVFYLMGERFSEDPFVLFQLRGRSRAQLLADLAKRRQTMLARQARGKGSRPAAALATAQPVHSAIRDPSRWWRYEAPLPPDLVVITPAMEGETGLDAAGRLPLAESPRFPEANGLFLEHLLTYNRERSNEAMARAMDNGNEEKETEKEKEAAGSAAGTGS from the coding sequence ATGACCAGCACTCCGATCACCACCCAGCTCGGCAACGAGGGCCTCGGCCAGCAGGCCTGGTGGGTGGCCCAGTGGATGGAGCTGATCAACTCCTACCGCTTCAAGAAACGCCTGGAGCGGGCCTGGGAGTATGCCCGCTCCGGCAACGTCACCTCGATCCGTTTCGAGGGGCGCCGGGTGCACGCCCGGGTGCAGGGCAGCGGCGACGATCCCTACAAGGTGAAGCTCTGGCTCGACGTGCTCAACGACGACGACTGGGGCTATGTGCTGGAGGCCCTCAGCCAGAACGCCCGCTGGTCAGCCCAGCTGCTGGCCGGCGTGATGCCGGAGGACATCGAGCGAGCCTTCGCCGCCTCCGGCAAACGCCTCTTCCCCTTCAAGCTGCAGGAGGTGCGCAGCGAGTGCACCTGTCCGGACAAGACGAACCCCTGCAAGCACGTGAGCGCGGTGTTCTACCTGATGGGGGAGCGCTTCAGTGAAGACCCCTTCGTGCTGTTCCAGCTGCGGGGCCGATCCCGCGCCCAGCTGCTGGCCGACCTGGCCAAGCGACGCCAGACGATGCTGGCCAGACAGGCCCGCGGCAAGGGCAGCCGGCCTGCCGCGGCCCTCGCCACAGCGCAGCCCGTGCATTCGGCCATCCGCGATCCCAGCCGCTGGTGGCGCTACGAAGCCCCCCTGCCGCCCGATCTGGTGGTGATCACGCCGGCGATGGAGGGGGAAACCGGGCTCGATGCCGCCGGCCGACTGCCCCTGGCGGAGTCGCCCCGCTTTCCCGAGGCCAACGGACTGTTTCTCGAGCACCTGCTGACCTACAACCGGGAGCGCTCCAACGAGGCCATGGCCCGGGCCATGGACAACGGCAATGAGGAGAAAGAGACGGAGAAGGAGAAGGAGGCGGCGGGATCAGCCGCAGGCACTGGCTCCTGA